The Chitinophagales bacterium DNA segment TATATTTGCATTGTAAACGAAAGCGAGGGAATGGGCGCCCCTCGAGAAACTCAAACCGCCACCTGGCCCGGGTGGCATAACAACGACAGAAATGAAAAAATTTTTGCGTCAGGGCGACATTCAAATCGCCCGAATCGAAAACCTTCCGCATGGGGTTAAGCCTCTGCCCGAGTACCGGGTGGAGAGTGAAACCAGCGGCAATGTACACTACCTAATTGGTAAGGATGTAGAGATTTACACAGGGGGCAGCGACGCATATGCTGCATGCCCGAAGGGGGCAGTACTGGTTCACACGCACCGGGAAATGCTAAACGAGATTAAAAAGCAGGATCGAATGCTGCCTGAGGAACTGCATGCCTTTGTCAAGGAGCGGGGCCTTGTGCGTGACCATGAGCCTATCGTGCTGCAGCCGGGAGTATATGTATTTTCTCGGCATCAGCTATATGACCCTCTTGAGGGGCTATATCAAGTTGTTATTGATTGAGAGATAAACGGCACTGGGCTAATTCCCGGTGCCGTTTGTTTAAAAAAAACGGGCTCATGAAAGTCTATAGGCTTAATACTACCATCCCAGAAATTTACCCAACATTTTCCTCCTTCGCCGATGCGTACAAGGAGGCGCAGGGGAAAATAAAAGAGGGTCTGGATGGCAAACCAGAGGAGATGAGCATTCCGTGCCTGGCAGAGCTTATCGCTACGAATGCTGCCAGGAAAATACATCAAAGCGGGGGGAAACTCCTGCTAAATGGGAGATTTATATCGGATTTGGACGTAAAAACTTATGACCGTATTGTTGAATATGGTGGTATATATTGCCCTATAGAATATGGGGTAATTGCTAAAAATATTTGGCGGTACACGTTGAAAAAGATGTGCAAACTGAGTGTAGTGGGTGATAATTTTAATGCGTACCTACTACCTGACACCACTATTTACAATGAAAAAAATGGAATATCATACAGAAACACATTAAGTTTGGTAGAGATATCTGGAGAATATAGCATAACTACTGATATTGAAAGCTCTCTCCTGTTTGTTAGGAGAGATAATAAGGCGAACATAAACATGGATTATAATATGTTTACTGTTTTTCTGAGAAATGCTACGGTAGTGGTTGATTGTAACACATTTCCTGAGAATGCGATCATATACGCCAATGGGAGCGGCTTTGTGGTACTCCTCTCCAATGAGAGGAAAAGGCTGAATGTATTCATGAGCGGCTCGGTGCTTGTGGCTTGTGATAATATCGAAATCGCAAACGTTAAAATCTAATAATATCATGGCAAAGGAATTTTTCATGCTACGTAAAGTGGAGAAGTTGGCTGAAATATATAAGCCAATTTCGGAATACAAAAATGATGCCGCCGACTTGCAAAAATTTACCTGGGGCGCTAATGACAAAGTGTACCCTGTGGTAATGAGCCCAGAGAATAAGGTGCACTGCATGCTCCCCCATTTTTATCACCCTGAATTCGGGTATTTGCCGGCGACTCTTCAAGTTTTACGCCAACTTACGCCGAAGTTAATAGAGGTTCCACGATTAGATATTTATATATATTGCACAAACACACCCATAAGTAGTGCAATACCGAATGTTCAAGTAAGGAAAAGAGAAATAACACTCCGGAATTGCGTTGCAGTATTGGAGGTAGAACCATACTGCAATAATTACCAGAATATAGTGGTAGAGGATTCTATTATATATATTCAAAATTTATCATTGTGGCCTTTGCGTATTATGGCCCGCAGGTCTTTGGTTGCAATATATACAGGGACTATGATAAAGCAAGATCATAACGTATATGCATCGCCTTTGTGCATTGATTATTCTTACGAAAGTACATTTCTAATATCAAAACCAGTGTACGATGGACTTGGCAAGGCCTTAACCAGCATTTTTATGCAAGAATATATGTTGAGAACATCGTTAGGGCTTGATATATATTTAAATCCGTACAGCGATGATATTAATATATCGATTATTAATTTTAGCGAAATAAATTTCGGCATTGGAAAAATCACTTGGCCCATGTATGGATACAAGTTTCAGAAATCCTTATATTTACTGAATTACCAATATAAACCAATGGAAAGCGGGATAATGGAGTGGCTTGGTAAGCATAATATAAATGCATATTCAAGGCCAATTTGGCATTTTCCCTCACTGTACGCAATGGTACGGCCAATTGGTCTGGTTTATTAATAAATTTCAAATTATTGCAATATGGAAAAAGTGCACATTCTCGGTTCACCCTATGAGTTGCCCATTATCCTCGAGGCCAATGGCAACGATTACATCGACGGCCTTGAGCCGCTAAGCAATGAGGAACTGGAGCAATACTTACCAGAGGGATGGTGGGGTTATTATGGCAAGGGTCGTTCAAGTGAGCATTTGCGCCGAATTTATGAAAAAATTGGGCGGGTGATGAATTTTAGCTTGGCTCCCAGTGAAGCAACTGGTACTTCATATAACTATATATATCTGCACGCATGGAGCGAGCGGACAGCTGAGTGGCTCGGTATAAAGGATCCGGATAGTGTAGGAGATGCAAAAGCGCATCGCTACATGTTTAGCCAGCACGTTGATGATCAGCTCAAACAGTATATAATAGAATGGTTAGAGATAGATGGCATGGTTGCTTTTCGCCTAAAGGGCCAAATATACATCACCCCGCCTCCATTCATCAGCACTGAACGGGGAATGATACACAGCCTGCAAGAGCCGGCAGTAAGGTGGGTGGATTGGTACACTCGGAAAGTGGTTGCTTACTGCGTTGCGGCAAATAATGTGATGGTTGATGTGCGCTATTACTCCGGCACGGTTGATGCGGTAAAGCTTTGGCAAGGTGGCATAAGCCTGGAATATGCATCTGCTGCTATACGAATTATCCTTTCTCGGCAAGATGTAGATCGTTGCCTGCGGCTCATTGAGGTGGACAGGGCACAGGCGAAGAGTGGAGATAGCTGGGAGGAGATAATACTCTATAAAACAGAACAAGAGGTAATGCAAATGCTGGATTCGAGGATGGAGCTCCTGCCCCTTCACCTCGTGCGCATTGTGTGCCCATCCACTGGCCGGGTGTACTTTGTGCCCGTTAAGCCTGTTTTTGAGGACGCCCTCGAGGCAATAAAGAGCACGCAGCCTGCAGTTATCCGAAACCTACGTGCTGGAGATGATTATTATTGGGATATTGCGACATGATAATATAATTATAACAATAATCACCATGCCCCGACGTGCGCTCACGTTGGGGCTTTTTTGTCTATTATTTTATTATGGATATATAATAAAAAAAAAAATTTGTATCGCATGCATGTTGGTATTTACATTTGCCGAATAATAATTGGAATATGGTGGCTGGGTGGAAGAAATTAAAGAGATTCACGCTGGAAAATCCAGAGGTACCCCTGTTCAAATGGGGGGATGAGGAGGATTATACAGAGCCCAGCGTGGCAACAAACCCAGAAAATGCCCTGAAAATATCCTCATATTATGGGGCTGTTAAAAGGGTGGCGGATACAATTGCCTCGCTATCCTTCAGGGTTGTGCGCAAAATTGAAGGCGGCTTTGAGTTTGCGAGTGATCACCCGCTCGATGAGCTCATAGGCGAGATGCCTCATCCGCTTTACACCTCCTTTCACTTCCGTCACGCCCTGGTAGCAAATCTTCTGATTTACGGAAACAGCTATGCACGCATAATCCGGAGTCGCTTAGGAGCGGTTAAGCGCCTCGAGGTGTTGCATCCGAGCTGGGTAATAGACATCACTGAGGGCGAGGTAGAGGGCGAGCTGTTGCATTTCTACATTATCCAGAAGCCAAACAAGGCAAGGGAGGTGGTGCCTGCAGAGGATATCATCCACTTGAAAGGCCTCACGCTCGATGGCATTAATGGCAAATCGCCTACAGAGCTGCACCAGAACACTATCGGCGCCGGACTCTCTGCGCTGGAGTATGAGAAGAAATTTTTCTCGAATAACGCACATATAAGTTTCGCCATCGAGCTGCCCATGGCGGTCTCGGAGAAGGCAAAGCAAAACATCGAAAGCGCCTGGCGGAGGTTTTGGCGTGGTCTAAAAAATGCCTTTCGCCCCTTCATTCTTGACTCGGGCGCTAAGCTGCATAAGATAAGTGCAACGCCTGCGGAGGCGATGAGTGCCGAGAGCCGGCAGCAGGTGAATAAAGACATCTCACGCATCACGGGCGTACCTACGCACATGCTCGCAGGAGGTGAGAATACAACCTTTGCTAGCGTTGAGGTGATGATGACGGATTATGTCATGTTCACGATTCGGGCAATTGTTAAGCAGCTTGAGCAGGTTTGCAACATGCGCCTGTTTACGAGGCGAGAGAGGGCTGAGGGGTACAGGGTGCAAATAAATATCGACAGCCTGCTGCGGGGTGATATTGCCACCAGAACTAAGAAAATCGAAACAGAATACAAGTGGGGCATTATCACGAAAAACGAGGCACGCAGGCAAAGCGGATATAATGAGGTGCCGGGTGGCGATGTTTATTTGTCTCCTCAGGCTTACGAAATTCAACAAAGTGAGCAATGAAGATTATTCGCAGAAGTTTTGAAGGAGCAATGCTACTGCGCAATGTTGCAGTTACAGACAGCGCAGGGGGTGCGGTTATTGTAGACGGCGGCCAAGAGTACATTCACGGTGTGGCGAGCGTTACGGGCATTGAATATAAATTGCTCGAGAGCGAGCAATACATATTTGTCGAGGAAATAAGTAAGGGTGCATTTGAGGTTGCAGATTTGAGTGACGTGGTTGTTTTGTTCAATCATGACCCCTCTCAAATCCTCGGCCGCACAACCGCAGGCAGTGCGCTGGTGTATGTGCGAGATGGCAATTTGCATTATGAATTTTCTGTAAACCAGCGCACCGCCTGGGGGCAGGGTGTGGTTGAGCTAATTAAGGGCGGTGAGGTTCGGCAGAGCTCTTTCGGCTTCACAGTGCCAGAGGGCGGAGACAGCTGGGAGGATGTAAAGTTGGCGGATGGGCGCCTGCGCATCAAGCGCACAATCAACAAGATAGACAAGGTGTGGGACGTTAGCCCGGTCACCTGGCCAGCGAGTAACTTGACAAGTGTAGGTGTAAGCCTTGACACGTTGGATGAACTTGAGAGGTTTGTGCATGCTGCACAAGATCTTCAATGTAGGCAGGGTGAGGCCTTGCTTATTTGTAGGCTGCAATTATTAACTAATCGTAAAAATTTGCTAAGATGACGACGAGGGAAATTCGTGACGAAATGGGGCGTATTCTTGCGCTGCAGGAGGATATTATCCGCAATGCGCAAAATGAGGGGCGCAAGGATTTGACGCAAGAGGAGGAGGAGCGCTTCAAAAGACTTGATGAGGATTATCGTTCGCTCGAGAAGCAGCTCAAGCGCCTTGAGGAGCTTGAGGAGCGTGCCAAGGCCATGGCCACCTCGGTGAAAGAGCGCCCTGGTGGCGGGGCGATTGTTGATGAGCGAGCGCTGCATGAGCAGGCCTTTAAAGTGTTCCTCCGGCATGGCCTTAAGGGTTTGACGCCTGAGATGCGGCAGGTACTCGAGAAGCGTGACCAGACGCCTGCAACAGGCGCCGGAGGTGGCTATCTCATCCCTGAGGGCTTTGTTGCGCAGGTAGAGAGAGTGATGAAGTACTACGGGCCTTTGTTCGATGATTCTGTAGTGACAGTATTTAACACGCAGGCAGGCAACACACTGCCCTGGCCTACGCTGGATGACACGGCGAACAAGGGACAGCGCATTGGGCCCAACACGGCCGTGAGCACGCTGGATTTGACGTTTGGGCAAAAGGTATTTAATGCCTTCAAGTACACCTCCGGGGTAGTGCTTGTGCCTACTGAGCTTTTCGAGGATACAGGCGTTGAGCTTGAGCCGATTATCATCGAAGCATTTGGCGAGCGCCTCGGGCGCATCGTGAACGAGGAGTTGACAAAGGGTGCAGGTGGTGGCACTGAACCTCAAGGCATTGTTACTGCCTCAACGCAGGGCAAGCTCGCTGCATCTAATGCTGCTATTGCAATTGAGGAGCTCGCTGATTTGATTCATAGCGTTGACCGTGCGTACAGGAGCGGCCCGAAAGTCGGCTTCATGTTGCACGACAGCACAGTTTTGCAGTTGAAGAAGCTCGCTATCGGCAGCGCAGATTCTCGGCCCTTGTGGATGCCCAGCACAAGGGAGGGTGAACCTGCGACGATCTATGGCTACCCCTACTGGGTGAACAACGACATTGACCAAATCGGCGCCTCAAAAAAGAGCGTGCTCTTTGGTGACTTCAGCAAGTACAAGGTAAGGGTCGTGCGAGACCGCAGAATTGTGAGGTTGACAGAGCGCTACATGGACAAAGACCAGGTCGGCTATATTGCTTTTTGGCGCTTGGATGGCCTGTTGCTGGTTGATAATGCAGTTAAGCACCTTGCACATCCTGCATAATGAATTTCACTTGCTTCTGTTTCATGTTCTGAATTTTGGTTAACCCCCCAGGCTCGGCCTGGGGGCCTTTTAAAAAATTAGCGCTATGGCAAAGGAGAAAGAGGCTGATGTACTTGTGAGGGCGCTTTACAGTGCTGCAGGCCCCGGGCTTACCTTGCATAAAGGCAGGGTGTATAAATTGCCTGCATCAGTTGCGAAGCAGCTTCTCGAGGCTGGTTTTGCTATGCCTGTAAGCACAAAGGAGCTAAGGGAGGAGAGTGTGAACCTTAAGTCCGAAAAACGTGAAAAACGTTAAATATGCCGCAGTTCAGCAGTGACAGGGTTTATTTCAATGTGACGGAGGCCGAGAATTTGGGCCTTGGGCAGAGTGGAGCGGAGTTTATTAATGATACAACGCTGCACACTGGCGCCTGGGTTTGTTTGCAATGTATTGAGGACTCAAATTTTAGCGTATTGCAGGGGAATAATTTTACTGGCACTTGGACAGGGTATATTTTCCCCGCTGGTACGCATATTTTTGGCAGGTTTACACAAATTCAACTCAGCGCAGGTGCTGTGATAGCGTACAAGTTGTAAAATGCCGATATTCGCTCGAAAATATAAAGTCACCGTGCCGCCTGCCGCCAAGCCGCTTGAGCTTGAGGAGGTGAAAGCATGGTTGCAGGTTGTGGCAGATGATGAGGATGATTTGCTGCAGTTCTTGATTGATAGTGCAACAAATATGCTTGAAAATCAGTACGATATAGCACTTATCACGAGGACTGTAGAGTTTTATGCCGATTATTTTCCGGCTGATGGGGTTATTATATTGCCCCTACGGCCTGTTGCTAATGTGCTCAGCATTGAGTACCTTGACGCAGCAAAAAATTGGCAGGTGTTGCCTGTGAGCGTTTACGATATTTCTGCAAATGATCCTAAAAATTATGCAGAAATATTGCGTGAATATGGGCAGACATGGCCTGAAATTTATTATTGCAAGAGCGATTGCGTGAAAATCACGGCAAATGTTGGGCATGGTGCTACGTCTGCCGATATTCCTGCAGAATTGCGCCTTGAGATGCAGGCGGTTATCCGATTTTGGTACGATAATCGGGAAGATATTGCACTGGGCAGCGGCATGAGGAGTGCAAATTTGCCTTTGCATGGGTGGAAAATGTGGCTATAATGGCGAAAAATGTGCTAAATTATGATAGGAGGGTGACGTTGCGCAGGAAAAGCCCTGCATCGCAAGGAGCTACGGGTGAGGTTGCATTTACGTGGCAGGATATTAAGGTTTTGCCTGCTGCAATA contains these protein-coding regions:
- a CDS encoding portal protein gives rise to the protein MVAGWKKLKRFTLENPEVPLFKWGDEEDYTEPSVATNPENALKISSYYGAVKRVADTIASLSFRVVRKIEGGFEFASDHPLDELIGEMPHPLYTSFHFRHALVANLLIYGNSYARIIRSRLGAVKRLEVLHPSWVIDITEGEVEGELLHFYIIQKPNKAREVVPAEDIIHLKGLTLDGINGKSPTELHQNTIGAGLSALEYEKKFFSNNAHISFAIELPMAVSEKAKQNIESAWRRFWRGLKNAFRPFILDSGAKLHKISATPAEAMSAESRQQVNKDISRITGVPTHMLAGGENTTFASVEVMMTDYVMFTIRAIVKQLEQVCNMRLFTRRERAEGYRVQINIDSLLRGDIATRTKKIETEYKWGIITKNEARRQSGYNEVPGGDVYLSPQAYEIQQSEQ
- a CDS encoding phage capsid protein, whose translation is MTTREIRDEMGRILALQEDIIRNAQNEGRKDLTQEEEERFKRLDEDYRSLEKQLKRLEELEERAKAMATSVKERPGGGAIVDERALHEQAFKVFLRHGLKGLTPEMRQVLEKRDQTPATGAGGGYLIPEGFVAQVERVMKYYGPLFDDSVVTVFNTQAGNTLPWPTLDDTANKGQRIGPNTAVSTLDLTFGQKVFNAFKYTSGVVLVPTELFEDTGVELEPIIIEAFGERLGRIVNEELTKGAGGGTEPQGIVTASTQGKLAASNAAIAIEELADLIHSVDRAYRSGPKVGFMLHDSTVLQLKKLAIGSADSRPLWMPSTREGEPATIYGYPYWVNNDIDQIGASKKSVLFGDFSKYKVRVVRDRRIVRLTERYMDKDQVGYIAFWRLDGLLLVDNAVKHLAHPA